A stretch of Chthonomonadales bacterium DNA encodes these proteins:
- a CDS encoding NUDIX hydrolase, translated as MASDPHACPPFPTVAWGAATMTFHATRPPRGARPAAVVVFACHDDGFVIADVPRGWCTPSGRLEPGETPLKAALRETREEIGADLLRPRRIGHFAVRDTVGAEQIVPAYLGFVDGFGALPRGTESRGARLATLADLPGLYCKWNDLMAAVFAYAESLARGERA; from the coding sequence ATGGCGAGCGACCCGCACGCCTGTCCTCCGTTCCCCACGGTGGCCTGGGGCGCTGCGACGATGACGTTCCACGCGACCCGGCCGCCGCGCGGCGCGCGACCGGCGGCCGTCGTCGTCTTCGCGTGCCACGACGACGGCTTCGTGATCGCCGACGTGCCCCGTGGATGGTGCACGCCGAGCGGGCGCCTTGAGCCCGGCGAGACGCCACTTAAGGCCGCCCTGCGCGAGACGCGCGAGGAGATCGGCGCCGACCTTCTGCGACCGCGGCGGATCGGCCACTTCGCGGTGCGCGACACCGTCGGCGCCGAGCAGATCGTCCCGGCCTATCTCGGGTTTGTCGACGGGTTCGGCGCCCTTCCCCGCGGTACGGAGTCGCGCGGAGCGCGGCTCGCCACGCTCGCCGACCTGCCCGGCCTCTACTGCAAGTGGAACGACCTGATGGCCGCGGTCTTCGCGTACGCCGAGTCTCTCGCGCGCGGCGAGCGCGCGTGA
- the lepB gene encoding signal peptidase I, with translation MSRARRQHAVLAIAVLLTALLVASVRVAVVEGDSMQPALDNGQIVLVNRLYRLFGRLRRGDVVLLRRSNDVLVKRVAYVPGDVVPRREARRFRRATDYFEPAPRGGLLVPPATVVVLGDNAPMSDDSRAFGPVPAGDIIGRVVGAPAGR, from the coding sequence ATGTCACGCGCGCGCCGACAACATGCGGTCCTGGCGATCGCCGTGCTGCTCACCGCGCTCCTCGTGGCCAGCGTCCGGGTCGCCGTCGTGGAGGGCGACTCCATGCAGCCAGCGCTAGACAACGGCCAGATCGTGCTCGTCAACCGACTCTATCGCCTGTTCGGGCGACTGCGCCGTGGCGACGTCGTGCTCCTGCGGCGCTCGAACGACGTGCTCGTTAAGCGCGTCGCGTACGTGCCGGGCGACGTGGTTCCGCGCCGGGAAGCCAGGCGCTTTCGCCGGGCGACGGACTACTTCGAGCCGGCGCCCCGGGGCGGTCTGCTCGTCCCTCCCGCCACGGTCGTCGTGCTCGGCGACAACGCGCCGATGTCCGACGACAGCCGGGCGTTCGGGCCCGTACCGGCCGGCGACATTATTGGCCGGGTCGTGGGCGCCCCGGCCGGCCGGTAG
- a CDS encoding DUF4446 family protein, which translates to MQIPQGLNALLAAHVEALLLTLLIVSAFLALACVALTLRVGRLTRLYSRLTRGTSGGNLEEILLGYMAAVGDAARRVEALERQTADLVATQRRCVQKVAVVRFDAFDDVGGKQSFALALLDGSGTGITLSSVFSRTDVRVYAKGIDGGVAQIPLSDEERRAVAVASER; encoded by the coding sequence ATGCAGATCCCGCAGGGGCTCAACGCCCTTCTAGCCGCCCATGTGGAAGCGCTCCTTCTTACCCTGCTCATCGTCTCCGCCTTTCTGGCTCTGGCGTGCGTCGCGCTGACCCTGAGGGTTGGGCGGCTTACGCGCCTGTACTCGCGGCTGACACGCGGGACGAGCGGCGGTAACCTGGAGGAGATCCTGTTGGGCTATATGGCCGCGGTCGGCGACGCGGCCCGGCGCGTCGAGGCACTGGAGCGCCAGACGGCCGACCTGGTGGCGACGCAGCGCCGATGCGTTCAGAAGGTGGCCGTGGTGCGGTTCGACGCGTTCGACGACGTGGGGGGCAAGCAGAGCTTTGCCCTGGCGCTTCTGGACGGCAGCGGAACCGGCATCACCTTGAGCAGCGTCTTCTCCCGTACGGATGTGCGTGTCTATGCGAAGGGCATCGATGGCGGCGTAGCGCAGATCCCGCTGTCCGACGAGGAGCGCCGCGCCGTGGCGGTGGCGTCGGAAAGGTGA
- a CDS encoding sigma-70 family RNA polymerase sigma factor: protein MRKAVPAPHPAGNPREDPREEPALIARCKQGSRAAFDELMGRYERKVYNFAFRLCGNYDDANDIAAESFLRVYNSIEHFRGDSSFITWLFRIVTNIYLDLRKRQRSRPQQSLEEALELEETSLRRQFEDPAPGPEEHAQARERTQLLREAIEALPDYQRVMVVMYHMQGRSYEQIAEAVGLPIGTVKSRLNRARLAMRDKLRAHPEHFATGGSQTGEPA, encoded by the coding sequence ATGCGTAAGGCCGTCCCGGCGCCGCACCCCGCCGGGAATCCACGGGAGGATCCGCGCGAGGAGCCTGCCCTGATCGCGCGCTGCAAGCAAGGCAGTCGCGCCGCGTTCGACGAGTTGATGGGTCGCTATGAGCGCAAGGTCTACAACTTTGCGTTCCGCCTTTGTGGCAACTACGACGACGCCAACGACATCGCCGCCGAGAGCTTTCTGCGCGTCTACAACTCCATCGAGCACTTTCGCGGCGACTCCAGCTTCATCACCTGGCTCTTCCGCATCGTAACGAATATCTACCTCGATCTGCGAAAGCGCCAGCGCTCCCGCCCGCAGCAGTCGCTTGAGGAGGCCCTGGAACTCGAGGAGACGTCGCTGCGCCGCCAGTTCGAGGACCCGGCGCCGGGCCCCGAGGAGCATGCCCAGGCCCGAGAGAGGACCCAACTGCTCCGCGAGGCGATCGAGGCGCTGCCGGACTACCAGCGCGTGATGGTCGTTATGTACCACATGCAGGGGAGGTCGTACGAGCAGATCGCCGAGGCCGTCGGCCTGCCGATCGGAACGGTCAAGTCGCGGCTCAACCGAGCGCGTCTCGCGATGCGAGACAAGCTGCGCGCACACCCGGAACATTTCGCAACCGGGGGTAGTCAGACAGGCGAGCCCGCCTAG
- a CDS encoding zf-HC2 domain-containing protein, translating into MRCDRAQQLFSDYIDDSLQRALRVPFEAHLAACAGCRGGVEMVRGLWGALESVAEVEPPWGLRAEVWRRIDAQAAPEPARGRAAWWRFLRSPGGIVATATAAVLLAMVCVSVPGSYSVASLLPDPIRRMLTRPPAEAITVVGADLAFSGSGTAVDCVLRNRADQPITVEVTARAPSTAAVGPARTMVVPAGASVRIEHVEGPAGAAPGEVILDVRWADRDGTHLLHVRPGAGAS; encoded by the coding sequence ATGCGTTGCGACCGAGCACAACAGCTATTCTCCGATTACATCGACGATTCGCTCCAGCGCGCCCTTCGGGTCCCGTTCGAGGCGCACCTGGCCGCCTGCGCCGGTTGTCGCGGCGGGGTGGAGATGGTTCGAGGCCTTTGGGGCGCTCTCGAGAGCGTTGCCGAGGTCGAGCCGCCGTGGGGTCTGCGCGCCGAGGTGTGGCGCCGGATCGACGCCCAGGCCGCGCCCGAACCCGCGCGAGGCCGCGCGGCGTGGTGGCGCTTCCTGCGCTCACCGGGCGGCATCGTTGCGACGGCCACGGCGGCGGTCCTCCTCGCGATGGTCTGTGTCAGCGTGCCCGGTTCCTACTCGGTGGCCAGCCTGCTTCCCGACCCCATTCGCCGAATGCTCACGAGGCCGCCGGCGGAGGCCATCACGGTTGTCGGCGCGGACCTTGCGTTCAGCGGCTCTGGAACCGCGGTCGACTGCGTCCTGCGCAACCGCGCCGACCAGCCGATCACCGTGGAGGTAACGGCGCGTGCGCCGTCGACGGCCGCCGTTGGCCCGGCGCGGACGATGGTCGTCCCCGCTGGCGCCAGCGTGCGCATCGAGCATGTGGAGGGTCCCGCTGGCGCGGCGCCAGGCGAGGTCATCCTGGATGTGAGGTGGGCTGACCGCGACGGAACGCACTTGCTGCACGTTCGCCCGGGCGCGGGCGCCAGCTAG
- a CDS encoding Gfo/Idh/MocA family oxidoreductase, with product MERIGVAVHGAGWVAGEHIKAYQRNPHARVVAVSSRTRESAEARAAEAGLSDARIYSRFEDVLNDPDVQAVSICTPPDRHPLETIAAAEAGKHILIEKAAANDARSLHAMARAVERAGVRTVVSFVLRWNPEFAWIRRMLKEGAIGPIFFAEVDYWHNIGPQYKQYAWNVKRAVAGDVLLSAGCHAVDALRYFVQDEVVEATAYSNRRNSDYEYDTNLVGIVRFAGGAIGKVSASFDVQSPYAFNVDLLGERGTIRDNRIYARDFFGGQTDWITVPTIRPDSGDVTHHPFEGEIDHFVDCVLTGTESHVNLADAVRTHEVCLALTRSADEGRSVRIEEIVGA from the coding sequence ATGGAGCGGATCGGCGTTGCCGTCCACGGCGCCGGGTGGGTTGCCGGCGAGCACATAAAGGCGTACCAGAGGAACCCGCACGCGCGCGTGGTCGCGGTGTCGAGCCGCACGCGGGAGAGCGCCGAGGCGCGCGCCGCCGAGGCCGGCCTCTCCGACGCCCGCATCTACAGCCGCTTCGAGGACGTGCTGAACGACCCCGATGTGCAGGCGGTCTCCATATGCACGCCGCCCGATCGGCATCCGTTGGAGACGATCGCCGCCGCCGAGGCGGGCAAGCACATCCTGATCGAGAAAGCCGCCGCCAATGACGCGCGGTCGCTGCACGCCATGGCCCGCGCCGTCGAGCGCGCCGGCGTGCGCACCGTCGTCAGCTTCGTGCTGCGGTGGAACCCCGAGTTCGCGTGGATCCGGCGCATGCTCAAAGAGGGGGCCATCGGTCCGATCTTCTTTGCCGAGGTCGACTACTGGCACAACATCGGCCCGCAGTACAAGCAGTACGCGTGGAACGTTAAGCGCGCGGTCGCCGGCGACGTGCTGCTCTCCGCGGGGTGTCACGCGGTCGACGCGCTCCGCTACTTCGTGCAGGACGAGGTGGTGGAGGCGACGGCCTACTCGAACAGGCGCAACTCGGACTACGAGTACGACACGAACCTCGTTGGCATCGTTCGCTTCGCGGGCGGTGCGATCGGCAAGGTGTCCGCGAGCTTCGATGTGCAGAGCCCCTATGCCTTCAACGTGGACCTGCTCGGCGAGCGCGGCACGATCCGCGACAATCGGATCTACGCGCGCGACTTCTTTGGAGGCCAGACCGACTGGATCACGGTGCCGACCATCCGGCCGGACAGCGGCGACGTGACCCACCATCCGTTCGAGGGCGAGATCGACCACTTCGTGGACTGCGTCCTCACGGGCACGGAGTCGCACGTGAACCTCGCCGACGCCGTCAGGACCCACGAGGTCTGCCTGGCGCTCACCCGGTCGGCCGACGAGGGACGCTCGGTACGGATTGAGGAGATCGTCGGTGCGTAA
- a CDS encoding NPCBM/NEW2 domain-containing protein, producing the protein MRNSTNALPNRARAGQVAVAAIGLFALSPTSAAGRAPRVDYLADSPHVIEYHQQAWGELGLNTCAHAVGQAALPLRIATRDFPRGLGHHAPGEIIVDLDGRYARFEVEVGVQRQQDGLGTVVFRVFVDGRKRFDSGVMREADEARPVSVDVTGASELRLVADDAGDGIFCDCANWANARLIGDPGSRARPRPPGLDIAPFAVAMRWDPDRMDGARSGRTEEFRAEDVFLGQRITEPARGPVVVRGRQGGPAAIGLEWIERRVLREARIELAAGAPPPDPARCRVEGWVGDTAFQGKWQPFASPVRRGARALGLAIDWSVDPWARAGIRKLRWVLPPRAAGWPVARLVALSAGRTQTARLWLEATGSARGPVTVEVYNGAVLAGGAARRQWRWDSARPAAILVRCAAARRSHADDTVLRFRMPSGMVSVAVLDALERGPVYVPDAGLYVARADGPNLEAYRRSIRDRRTVLAAVRAMPEQTRERAMLRTANPLQRRGPVMLSLACDNRKFVVPREGGLQFDPRPEEAGALFAGTPPRMAGVTARFGDAPAVGIARAFDVDTAAIETRLRAGRVDYAQRTFVAPVPGDGAPGPLRGTSRPLCVAEVTATVGRAGGQATVELAFTADAATNAPLTLQAADGHCDALEGERLLARVDWPAGWSAETNGARLTLRRGFGAPGGSRFRLRVPGWRVAAGEGGTLPADGLLDAARTHWATVMRQAMTAEVPDPFIQRLMRASQIHCLMAARSDGGTVAPWIASMHYGPLESEANSILRGMAMFGHEEFCRRGLDYFIARYSPSGSLTTGYTLMGTGWHLRTLGEFVRLYPDAAWTRSVAPDVARVCAWILRQRAKTEAGRAGHLPEAGLMPPGVMADWGAYSYYFCLNGYYDAGLRGAAEVLAAAGSSDAASVRKAAEAFRKDILRAYSWARERTPVVPLRDGTWVRSYPSQVYCLGPTGNYYPGEDGNRSWCYDVELGAHHLVGQGVLEARSREVAEMMDHMEDVQFLSDGWFDYPAAASRKDWFDLGGFSKVQPYYTRNAEVYALRDDAEPFVRSYFNTLAAMVSPENLTFWEHFHNAGAWNKTHETGYFLQQSRTMLVQERPGAVWLAPFTPRAWLADGKLIDVGRAPTKAGRVSYRLASRVRSGYVDGRVTVPGRPGATAVAVRLRVPGGARLLGADVRGARLERCDANGEYLLLRPTASTVTFRARFGGAARH; encoded by the coding sequence GTGCGTAACTCCACCAACGCGCTGCCCAACCGCGCCCGAGCGGGCCAGGTCGCCGTCGCCGCTATCGGTCTGTTCGCCCTGTCGCCCACGTCCGCCGCCGGTCGCGCGCCACGCGTGGACTACCTCGCCGATAGCCCGCATGTGATCGAGTACCACCAGCAGGCGTGGGGTGAGTTGGGCCTGAACACCTGCGCCCATGCGGTCGGGCAGGCCGCCCTGCCGCTCCGCATCGCGACGCGCGACTTCCCGCGTGGGCTTGGGCACCACGCGCCGGGCGAGATCATCGTCGACCTCGACGGACGCTACGCCCGCTTCGAGGTCGAGGTCGGCGTACAGCGTCAGCAGGACGGCCTGGGCACGGTCGTGTTCCGCGTCTTCGTTGATGGCCGCAAGCGCTTCGATAGCGGCGTGATGCGCGAGGCGGACGAGGCCCGTCCGGTGAGTGTCGACGTAACCGGCGCGAGCGAGCTGCGTCTGGTCGCCGACGACGCGGGCGACGGCATCTTCTGCGACTGCGCGAACTGGGCGAACGCACGCCTGATCGGGGATCCTGGCTCGCGGGCCCGTCCCCGCCCACCGGGGCTCGACATCGCGCCGTTCGCGGTAGCCATGCGCTGGGACCCAGACCGCATGGACGGCGCTCGCTCCGGGCGCACCGAGGAGTTCCGCGCGGAAGACGTCTTCCTCGGACAGCGCATCACGGAGCCGGCGCGCGGCCCTGTCGTAGTGCGGGGAAGGCAGGGTGGTCCCGCCGCCATCGGGCTCGAGTGGATTGAGCGGCGCGTACTGCGAGAGGCCCGCATCGAGCTCGCCGCCGGCGCGCCGCCGCCGGATCCGGCGCGGTGTCGTGTCGAGGGATGGGTCGGGGATACCGCGTTCCAGGGCAAGTGGCAGCCGTTCGCCAGCCCGGTGCGGCGCGGCGCGCGGGCTCTCGGGCTGGCGATCGACTGGAGCGTGGACCCGTGGGCGCGCGCGGGCATCCGCAAGCTTCGGTGGGTGCTGCCGCCGCGAGCCGCCGGATGGCCGGTGGCGCGCCTCGTGGCGCTGAGCGCCGGGCGCACCCAGACCGCGCGACTTTGGCTGGAAGCGACAGGCAGCGCTCGCGGTCCCGTCACCGTGGAGGTCTACAACGGGGCCGTCCTGGCCGGCGGCGCCGCCCGGCGCCAGTGGCGGTGGGACTCGGCCCGCCCGGCCGCCATCCTGGTGCGCTGCGCGGCGGCGCGGCGCAGCCACGCCGACGACACCGTGCTCCGGTTTCGCATGCCGTCGGGCATGGTGTCGGTCGCGGTCCTCGATGCCCTGGAGCGCGGGCCCGTCTACGTGCCCGATGCCGGACTCTACGTGGCGCGAGCGGACGGACCGAACCTGGAGGCCTACCGGCGCTCCATCCGCGACCGCCGCACGGTGCTGGCCGCCGTTCGCGCCATGCCCGAGCAGACCCGCGAGCGCGCCATGCTGCGCACGGCCAACCCGCTTCAGCGGCGCGGGCCGGTCATGCTCTCCCTCGCCTGCGACAATCGCAAGTTCGTGGTGCCGCGCGAGGGCGGCCTGCAGTTCGACCCGCGGCCCGAGGAGGCCGGAGCGCTGTTCGCCGGCACGCCACCCCGGATGGCCGGCGTGACCGCGCGGTTCGGCGACGCCCCCGCCGTGGGCATTGCGCGGGCATTCGACGTCGACACGGCGGCCATCGAGACGCGTCTGCGGGCGGGCCGGGTCGACTACGCGCAGCGTACGTTCGTGGCGCCTGTGCCGGGCGACGGCGCGCCTGGCCCGCTGCGGGGCACATCACGCCCGCTCTGCGTGGCCGAGGTGACTGCCACGGTGGGCCGGGCAGGTGGGCAGGCCACGGTCGAGTTGGCCTTCACGGCCGACGCGGCTACCAACGCCCCGTTAACTCTCCAGGCGGCCGATGGGCATTGCGACGCGCTTGAGGGCGAGCGGTTGCTGGCGCGGGTCGACTGGCCGGCCGGGTGGAGCGCGGAGACGAACGGCGCGCGGCTCACGCTGCGGCGCGGGTTCGGCGCGCCTGGCGGGTCTAGGTTCCGGCTGCGCGTGCCGGGTTGGCGCGTGGCCGCCGGCGAGGGCGGCACCCTCCCGGCGGACGGCCTGCTCGATGCGGCGCGGACCCACTGGGCCACGGTGATGCGCCAGGCGATGACGGCCGAGGTGCCGGACCCGTTCATCCAGCGCCTGATGCGCGCCTCGCAGATACACTGCCTGATGGCCGCGCGCAGCGATGGGGGGACCGTGGCGCCATGGATCGCCTCCATGCACTACGGCCCGCTGGAGAGCGAGGCCAACTCGATTCTGCGCGGCATGGCCATGTTTGGGCACGAGGAGTTCTGCAGGCGAGGGCTCGACTACTTCATCGCGCGCTACAGCCCCTCCGGCAGCCTGACCACCGGTTACACTTTGATGGGCACCGGCTGGCACCTGCGCACGCTGGGAGAGTTCGTGCGGCTCTACCCCGATGCCGCCTGGACCCGGAGCGTCGCCCCGGATGTCGCCCGCGTCTGCGCCTGGATCCTCCGCCAGCGGGCGAAGACCGAGGCAGGCCGAGCCGGACACCTCCCCGAGGCGGGCCTGATGCCGCCGGGCGTGATGGCCGACTGGGGCGCCTACTCCTACTACTTCTGCCTCAACGGGTACTACGACGCCGGCCTGCGCGGCGCCGCGGAGGTGCTCGCGGCGGCGGGGAGCTCCGACGCCGCCAGCGTGCGCAAGGCTGCCGAGGCGTTCCGCAAGGACATCCTGCGCGCCTACTCCTGGGCGCGGGAGCGCACGCCGGTCGTGCCGCTGCGCGACGGCACCTGGGTGCGCTCCTACCCGTCACAGGTCTATTGCCTGGGGCCGACCGGCAACTACTACCCTGGCGAGGACGGCAACCGCAGCTGGTGCTACGACGTGGAGCTCGGCGCGCACCATCTAGTGGGGCAGGGCGTCCTCGAAGCCCGCTCACGCGAGGTCGCCGAGATGATGGACCACATGGAGGACGTGCAGTTCCTGTCCGACGGCTGGTTCGACTACCCGGCAGCGGCGTCGCGGAAGGACTGGTTCGACCTGGGCGGGTTCTCCAAGGTGCAGCCCTACTACACCCGCAACGCAGAGGTCTACGCTCTGCGCGACGACGCCGAGCCGTTCGTCCGCTCGTACTTCAACACGCTGGCGGCCATGGTGAGCCCGGAGAACCTGACTTTTTGGGAGCACTTCCACAACGCGGGGGCCTGGAACAAGACCCACGAGACCGGCTACTTCCTCCAGCAGTCGCGCACGATGCTCGTGCAGGAGCGCCCGGGAGCCGTGTGGCTGGCGCCGTTCACCCCGCGTGCGTGGCTGGCCGACGGCAAGTTGATTGACGTGGGCCGCGCGCCCACGAAGGCCGGACGGGTCTCTTACCGCCTGGCCTCGCGCGTGCGGTCCGGCTACGTGGACGGTCGCGTGACGGTGCCCGGGCGCCCTGGCGCGACAGCGGTCGCGGTTCGGTTGCGGGTGCCCGGCGGCGCGCGCCTGCTGGGTGCGGACGTCCGTGGCGCCCGCCTTGAGCGCTGCGATGCAAACGGCGAGTACCTTCTGCTGAGGCCGACGGCGTCCACCGTGACCTTTCGAGCGCGCTTCGGCGGCGCTGCCCGGCACTGA
- a CDS encoding alpha/beta hydrolase, whose protein sequence is MSRRRSVLILHGWGGNKPEHWQELAASALVGAGMTVHYPRMPEPAAPSLGSWLTRLREEAQVIGDDPTLTVLCHSLGAITWMHYAASVSGRVADRVLLVAPPYVMPAIPPIDAPAGVASFFPPPMDAAAIARAAAHTMVVASDNDDYATFEQARTYAQRLQIPAHLLAGAGHISPYWGYGEWPWVVEWCLGRAGLPPRPRPVGAAP, encoded by the coding sequence ATGAGCCGACGACGCTCCGTACTGATCTTGCACGGATGGGGTGGAAACAAGCCGGAGCACTGGCAGGAGTTGGCGGCCTCCGCGCTCGTGGGCGCCGGCATGACCGTGCACTACCCCCGAATGCCCGAGCCGGCCGCCCCGAGCCTCGGGAGCTGGCTGACGCGCCTGCGCGAGGAGGCGCAGGTGATCGGCGACGATCCGACCCTGACCGTGCTCTGCCATAGCCTCGGCGCCATCACGTGGATGCACTACGCCGCGTCGGTCTCGGGCCGCGTCGCGGACCGCGTCCTTCTGGTCGCCCCGCCCTACGTGATGCCCGCCATCCCTCCGATCGACGCGCCCGCCGGCGTCGCGAGCTTCTTCCCGCCGCCGATGGACGCCGCCGCGATCGCGCGCGCCGCCGCCCACACCATGGTCGTCGCCTCGGACAACGATGACTACGCAACGTTCGAGCAGGCCCGCACCTACGCCCAGCGTCTGCAGATTCCGGCCCACCTCCTCGCGGGCGCCGGCCACATCAGCCCGTACTGGGGCTACGGCGAATGGCCCTGGGTCGTCGAGTGGTGCCTCGGCCGGGCGGGGCTGCCGCCGCGGCCGCGCCCGGTCGGCGCGGCCCCGTAG
- a CDS encoding exo-alpha-sialidase — protein sequence MFPACLAVVGLVTPPPPQSHLIFPPQSLHNHGSCVVECSNGDLLACWYRGSGERSADDVAVMGARLRRGARAWGKPFVMTDTPGFPDTNPCMVIDPQRRLWLFWSTILDNHWESALTKFLISTDYERSAGPPRWRAEKVLHLKPGPEFLAAVQRDLPTQWAPYRQAASPADREKLDAYLAERLRKAGDKLSVRLGWMTRAHPFVLDERRLLVPLYSDGFDFSLMAITGDGGATWQVSTPLVGPGDVQPTIARRRDGTLVAFFRDNGPPPQRVMVAESTDDGLTWSLARDTDVPDPGAGLEVLALRSGRWILVHNGTERGRHQLAVSVSEDEGRTWRVARYLDRDDPGPNAGSYSYPSVIQARDGSLHATYSFTPNAAEREKAGRGESIKYVRFTEEWLLEGLR from the coding sequence GTGTTCCCGGCGTGCCTCGCGGTCGTCGGCCTGGTCACGCCGCCGCCGCCGCAGTCGCATCTTATCTTCCCGCCGCAGTCGCTGCACAACCACGGCAGTTGCGTGGTGGAGTGCTCGAACGGCGACCTGCTTGCGTGCTGGTACCGGGGAAGCGGGGAGCGCTCCGCCGACGACGTGGCGGTGATGGGCGCGCGCCTTCGGCGAGGCGCCAGAGCGTGGGGCAAGCCGTTCGTGATGACCGACACACCCGGTTTCCCCGATACCAACCCCTGCATGGTGATCGATCCCCAGCGGCGGCTCTGGCTGTTCTGGTCGACGATCCTGGACAACCACTGGGAGAGCGCGCTCACCAAGTTCCTCATCAGCACGGACTACGAGCGGTCGGCGGGGCCCCCGCGTTGGCGCGCCGAGAAGGTGCTGCACCTGAAGCCCGGGCCCGAGTTCCTCGCCGCCGTCCAGCGCGACCTGCCGACACAGTGGGCGCCGTACCGGCAGGCCGCGTCGCCGGCAGACCGGGAGAAGCTCGATGCGTACCTCGCCGAGCGGCTCAGGAAGGCGGGGGACAAGCTGAGCGTACGTCTGGGATGGATGACGCGCGCGCACCCCTTCGTGCTGGACGAGCGGCGGTTGCTCGTGCCGCTCTACTCAGACGGCTTCGACTTCTCGCTGATGGCGATTACCGGTGACGGCGGCGCCACGTGGCAGGTTAGCACGCCCCTGGTCGGACCGGGAGACGTCCAGCCAACCATTGCGCGCCGAAGGGACGGCACGCTGGTGGCCTTCTTCCGCGACAACGGGCCGCCGCCGCAGCGCGTCATGGTTGCCGAATCGACGGATGACGGCCTGACGTGGTCGCTCGCGCGCGACACCGACGTGCCCGACCCCGGCGCGGGTCTGGAGGTGCTGGCGCTGCGCAGCGGGCGGTGGATCCTGGTGCACAACGGCACGGAGCGAGGGAGGCACCAACTCGCGGTGTCGGTGTCGGAGGACGAGGGGAGAACGTGGCGCGTCGCGCGGTACCTGGATCGAGACGATCCCGGCCCGAACGCCGGCTCCTACTCGTACCCGTCCGTCATCCAGGCGCGTGACGGTTCTCTTCACGCGACCTACAGCTTCACGCCGAACGCCGCGGAACGCGAGAAAGCCGGGCGGGGCGAGAGCATCAAGTATGTCCGGTTCACGGAGGAGTGGCTCCTGGAGGGCCTGCGATGA
- a CDS encoding MFS transporter, whose amino-acid sequence MSAPSPPAARGATGRASGYPWAVVAMLWFICFFNYADRQAIFSVFKVLERDLGFNKEELGLIGAAFTIVYSLTAPFAGTVGDRFPRKMVIIGGLYVWSLVTGFTALCSRVWHFVLVRGAEGLGETFYFPASMSLISDYHGKRTRSTAMSLHQTSVYAGTIGGGAFAGVMAQYYGWQWPFVILGGLGILLGLVLMLYIREPRRNEAERAEAGGAALESEPVQIPMSRFVVEWMRTPTAMLLVAAFFGANLVALLFLTWAPTFLSEKYRMGLAGAGLTGTFFIQAGSMVGAIVGGLMADRWRRAREGGRILTQAVGTLLGAPFIFLFGYTTQLGVLIVAMSLFGFLKGIYDSNIWASLYDVVAPSRRAAAVGLMNMVGWMGGALGAFSLGALVENKVVTMSQGFSYAASIYILVTALLLVAGLQTVRRDVARAAEPAAS is encoded by the coding sequence ATGAGCGCGCCGTCGCCGCCGGCCGCTCGGGGAGCGACCGGCCGCGCGAGCGGCTACCCGTGGGCCGTGGTGGCGATGCTCTGGTTCATCTGCTTCTTCAACTACGCCGATCGTCAGGCGATCTTCTCGGTGTTCAAGGTGCTGGAGCGCGACCTCGGCTTCAACAAGGAGGAACTCGGTCTGATCGGCGCCGCCTTCACCATCGTCTACTCGCTCACGGCGCCGTTCGCGGGCACGGTCGGCGACCGCTTCCCGCGCAAGATGGTGATCATCGGTGGCCTGTACGTGTGGAGCCTCGTCACCGGCTTCACGGCGCTGTGCTCGCGCGTTTGGCACTTCGTGCTTGTGCGCGGCGCGGAGGGGCTGGGCGAGACCTTCTACTTCCCGGCGTCCATGTCGCTCATCAGCGACTACCACGGCAAGCGCACACGCTCGACGGCGATGAGTCTTCATCAGACGAGCGTCTATGCGGGCACCATCGGCGGTGGTGCGTTTGCCGGGGTGATGGCGCAGTACTACGGCTGGCAGTGGCCGTTCGTGATCCTTGGCGGGCTCGGCATCCTGCTCGGCCTCGTTCTGATGCTCTACATCCGCGAGCCGCGGCGCAACGAGGCGGAACGGGCCGAGGCCGGAGGCGCGGCGCTGGAGTCCGAACCTGTCCAGATTCCGATGAGCCGGTTTGTGGTGGAGTGGATGCGCACGCCGACGGCGATGCTGCTCGTCGCCGCGTTCTTCGGCGCGAACCTGGTGGCCTTGCTGTTTCTGACCTGGGCGCCCACGTTCCTCTCGGAGAAGTACCGCATGGGTCTGGCCGGCGCCGGGCTCACCGGCACGTTCTTCATCCAGGCAGGCAGCATGGTGGGCGCGATCGTTGGCGGCCTGATGGCGGACCGCTGGCGCCGGGCGCGCGAAGGCGGGCGCATCCTGACCCAGGCCGTGGGCACGCTGCTCGGCGCCCCGTTCATCTTCCTGTTCGGCTACACGACCCAACTCGGCGTGCTGATCGTCGCGATGAGCTTGTTCGGCTTCCTCAAGGGCATCTATGACTCGAACATATGGGCCTCGCTCTACGACGTAGTGGCGCCCTCTCGCCGCGCAGCGGCCGTGGGCCTGATGAACATGGTGGGCTGGATGGGCGGCGCGCTCGGCGCCTTCTCGCTCGGCGCGCTGGTCGAGAACAAGGTGGTCACGATGAGCCAGGGCTTCTCGTACGCCGCGTCGATCTACATCCTCGTGACGGCGCTGCTGCTCGTGGCGGGGCTCCAGACGGTTCGGCGCGACGTGGCGCGCGCGGCGGAGCCGGCCGCCTCGTGA